Below is a window of Pseudomonas sp. B21-040 DNA.
TTGACGGTCATCATGCCCTTGAGGGCGAATTTGTCGTCGACGATCAGCACGCGTTCGATGCGGTGCTTGTGCAACAGCTCGCGAACGTCGTTCTTGTCGGCGCCTTCCTTGACCGTGACCAGACGCTCTTTCGGCGTCATCACTTCACGGACACGGGCGTCCAGACGGTTTTCGAAACGCACGTCACGGGAAGTGACGATGCCGACCAGGTCGCCATCGTGCAGTACCGGAACGCCAGAGATGTTGTGCATGCGGGTCAGTTCGAACAGTTCACGAACCGTGGCATCCGCCTCGATCGTGATCGGGTCCTTGACCACGCCGGCTTCGTAACGCTTGACCTTGCGCACTTCGGCAGCTTGCTGCTCGATGGTCATGTTCTTGTGGATGATGCCGATGCCACCTTCCTGAGCCATGGCGATTGCCAGACGGGCTTCAGTAACGGTGTCCATGGCGGCAGAAACCAGAGGAATGTTCAGCTCGATGCCACGGGTTAGGCGGGTCTTGAGACTGACTTCGTTAGGAAGCACCTCGGAATAACCGGGCACTAGGAGAATGTCGTCGAATGTCAGAGCTTCTTGGCTGATACGCAGCATCGCGGGGGCTCCCGAGCGGGAAAATGGAAGCGCGCCATTATAGTCAGACACCCCTCGGGTTCAATGTAAAACTCTGTCTATTATCGACACGGTCGATCGACGGGTATTTAACGCCGAATTCTGTAGGAGCAAGGCTTGCTGGCGATGGCGTCCTTAAGTCCGCCATCGCCAGCAAGCTGTGCTCCTACAGTTCGACTTTCACCCAGATGACCGGCTGATCGAGCCAATCGGCAAACTCGTCGATAAAGCTCTGCTTGAACCCGGCTTCAGCCCAGTTGTTGAAGATAAAACCCAGGTTGGAAAAGCCGCATTCCTGCAGGAACAGAAATCCGTTGATGTCATCTTCATGCCCGCATTCAGGGCAGGTGAAGTTATCGGTGCGGCCCGGCATCCAGTCTTCCAGGCTTTCGAACAAGGCTTCGCCTACTTCCTTGCGGCACTCGGCGCAGCCCGCCTCGCCCAGGAAACCTTTGGCCGGTGTATAGATGCAGCGCTTGGTGACGATCTCCAGGCCATTGATCGGCTCGCCGAACGGCAGGGCCTCTGGATGCAGGACCACATCGCGCGCACCTTCGGCGATGGCGTGGGCCATGCGATTGCCCGTGCGGCCACAGGTGGTCAGCTCTTCATTGATGATGTTCTTGCGCACCAGCCACCGCACGACCGCGCGAGCCCGGGGCTCGTGCACCGGCAACGTGGAGATTTTCGGGACGATGATGCTTTGTGAATTCATGGTGCAAGCCTGCTGCGTCAAATGGATGTTCTGCGGTATTCGTACTGGCGCCTTCGCGGGCAAGCCCGCTCCCACAGGGATCTCTGGTGAGCACAAATGTGCGTACGACCAAGATCATGTGGGAGCGGGCTTGCCCGCGAAGGCGTCAGGACGGCCGGCAGCTTAATACCTGACGAAATCGGGTCAAGCACTCAAGTACCGCCCGATCAAGGCAATCCCGCTGGCCAATACCAACCACGTCACCAGCCGCACAAACGCTTCGCGGGACAACCTCATGGTCAACCGCCGCCCGATCCATAACCCCAGGGCCATGGCCGGTAACAAACACAGGGCCAACACCAACAAGGGTAGCTCGGCATACACGCCTGCGATGGCAAACAGGCTCAACCGCACCACCGTGCTGCAACTGATCAGCGCACTCTGGGTCGCCCGGGCCGCCTCTTTGGGCAGGCGACTGTTCAAATAGATCGCATATAAAAAGCCGCCACTGCCAAACAACGCCCCGAACATCCCGCCCACCGTGCCCATCGGCACCGCCCAGCCGGCAGACAACTGTGTCGGCCGGGTTTTGACCCACAGGCTGTAAATCGCGTACGCGCTGATAAACAGCCCCATCAACAGCAGCAACACGTCGGATTTCAGGTTCAACAGAAAGATCACCCCCAGCGTGCAGCCCACCGCCATGCACGGCAGCAACCGCAACAACTCGGGCTTCGCCACATCGCGTCGCGAGGGCAGCAGATTGCCGAACGCCGCGACAAAATCGAGCAGCACCAGCAACGGCACGATTTTCGACAGCGGCATGAACAGAATCAGAATCGGCCCCGCCACCAACGCCGTGCCGAAGCCAGCGATGCCAAACACGATATAGGCCAGGGCGATGCCCAGCCCGATCACCAGCCAATCCATTGGACCGAATGGCCATTGATGCAACATCTCAAAAACATTCATCTGAATACCTTCCCTGATTACCACTGATGACTGTACCTGTCGCGGAGCCGTTACACGATCCATGTAGCAGCTGGCGAAGCCTGCGTCGACCGGTCCGCGCTCGGGCGCAGCAGTCGCTAATGCATACGCCGCATCCGCCCTGACACAACGCGCAGTCTGATCTTACGGCGGCTGCGCAGCCGGACGCAGGCTTCGCCAGCTGCTACAGGATTTCGTCAACGTAGAGATTCACGTGCGAATGCCTTTAAACTGCGCCCCATGATTAAAGATCCCTTTGCAAGACTCGGCCTGGACCGTGAAGTCCTGACTGTCAGCCAGCTCAACGGCCGCGCGCGGGTGTTGCTTGAAGACGTGTTCAGCAATATCTGGGTCGAAGGCGAAATCTCCAACCTCGCCCGCCCGGCGTCCGGCCACGTGTATTTCACCCTCAAGGACAGCGGCGCCCAGGTGCGCTGCGCGCTGTTTCGCCAGAACGCGGCCCGGGTTCGTCAGGCGCTGAAGGATGGCTTGGCGGTCAAAGTCCGCGGCAAGGTTTCATTGTTCGAGGGACGCGGCGACTATCAGTTGATCCTCGACACGGTGGAGCCGGCAGGTGATGGAGCGTTGCGCCTGGCGTTCGATGCACTGAAGGAAAAGCTCAGCGCCGAAGGCCTGTTCAGCGCCGAGCGCAAAGTGCCGCTGCCGGCGCATCCACAACGCATCGGCATTATCAGCTCACCGACCGGCGCGGTGATCCGCGACATTATCAGCGTGTTCCGTCGCCGCGCACCGCAGATCCAGCTGACGCTGATCCCCACGGCCGTGCAAGGTCGCGAAGCCACTGCGCAGATTGTCCGTGCGTTGAAACTCGCGGATGCCCGTGGTTTCGACGCGTTGATCCTGGCCCGTGGCGGCGGTTCGCTGGAAGACCTCTGGTGCTTCAACGAAGAGGCCGTGGCCCGTGCCGTCGACGCCTGTGTCACGCCTATTGTCAGTGCCGTCGGCCACGAAACCGACGTATCGATCAGTGACTTCGTGGCCGACGTCCGCGCCCCGACCCCTTCCGCCGCTGCCGAACTGCTCGCACCGGATTCCAACGATCTGGTGCGCCGGGTCGAAAGCCTGCATCGCCGACTGGTGATGCGTATGCGCGACCGTTTGATGCGCGACCGCCTGCGTCTGGAGGGTATCTCCCGCCGTTTGCGCCATCCCGGCGAACGCCTGCGCCAGCAAGCGCAACGTCTGGACGACCTGGACATGCGCATGCGCCGCGCGTTCGAACGCAGCCTCAACACCCGTCGCGAGCGCTTGATTCGCCTGGAAACCCGCCT
It encodes the following:
- a CDS encoding sulfite exporter TauE/SafE family protein, translated to MNVFEMLHQWPFGPMDWLVIGLGIALAYIVFGIAGFGTALVAGPILILFMPLSKIVPLLVLLDFVAAFGNLLPSRRDVAKPELLRLLPCMAVGCTLGVIFLLNLKSDVLLLLMGLFISAYAIYSLWVKTRPTQLSAGWAVPMGTVGGMFGALFGSGGFLYAIYLNSRLPKEAARATQSALISCSTVVRLSLFAIAGVYAELPLLVLALCLLPAMALGLWIGRRLTMRLSREAFVRLVTWLVLASGIALIGRYLSA
- the xseA gene encoding exodeoxyribonuclease VII large subunit, which encodes MIKDPFARLGLDREVLTVSQLNGRARVLLEDVFSNIWVEGEISNLARPASGHVYFTLKDSGAQVRCALFRQNAARVRQALKDGLAVKVRGKVSLFEGRGDYQLILDTVEPAGDGALRLAFDALKEKLSAEGLFSAERKVPLPAHPQRIGIISSPTGAVIRDIISVFRRRAPQIQLTLIPTAVQGREATAQIVRALKLADARGFDALILARGGGSLEDLWCFNEEAVARAVDACVTPIVSAVGHETDVSISDFVADVRAPTPSAAAELLAPDSNDLVRRVESLHRRLVMRMRDRLMRDRLRLEGISRRLRHPGERLRQQAQRLDDLDMRMRRAFERSLNTRRERLIRLETRLAGQHPGRQLALLRQRLDSLAERLPRAIREGLKSRRLQLQSQVQTLQVVSPLATLARGYSILLDERGNAIRSAGQTHNGQRLKARLGDGELQVRVEDNHLTPVTLSLLD